In Roseofilum casamattae BLCC-M143, a single window of DNA contains:
- a CDS encoding sister chromatid cohesion protein PDS5 has translation MKFKVATFTTLVLLGTILWGELRIAIVPALALPPPCSNAEITQDIQKLRTAEISAFDAVVACGSESVSALMSAIDETEDEEFRIILITALGEIGVLSTPAIPVLQKFLKEESQDVQLIVVHTLGKLGKEAVPALISVLKDENFQKKLEPSLPPPLLSSSPPLPDLKPDIKSDRVQIMVIKALGGIGSDARKAIPILIDILRGHHSKFQRNAADSLVKIGSPAIKPLIAILTEESYLAATVLRDIGIESIPYLIQGLYNENSEIRSGTAYTLGTFFGEAEEAVPHLINALQDEENMVRSSVAEALGKMGSEAKEAIPHLINALQDEDNIVRSSAAEALGNMGSEAKEAIPQLIETLQDTDSEVRYNAAGTLKRMHSEAIPHLIKTLQNRDPGVRSSAVEILGQIGSEAIPYFYLIWTLQNTDPRMRSSVVEELRQMVSEAQKVVPHLIETLQDTDTQVRSSAAEVLGQIGSQALSRLHLIETLQNIDTQVRSSTAEALGNMVLEAKQAVPHLIETLQDTDTQVRSSAAEALGNMGSEAKDAVPHLIETLQDIDTQVRSSAAEALGNMGSEAKDAVPHLIETLQDTDTQVRSSAAEALGKMGSEAKDAVPHLIETLQNTDTQVRSSAAEALGKMGSEAKDAVPHLIETLRDAIETFSDEFSFGGIILRGSTKWTLIKIGLEAKESIPYLIEILQDKDRDIRYYATEILGEIGSEAKQAVPQLIETLQDTDTDVRSSAAKALGKMGSEAKDAVPHLIETLQDTDTQVRSSAAEALGNMGSEAKDAVPHLIETLQDTDTDVHSYAVKALGNMGSEAKDAVPYLIEFLSDPNVEMSYWAANSLGKIDEAGLWKNSPKAIESIVILVGHLEDENIDIRLWSSITLIQINENLHDAIPVLIDNFKFCGSQEIEDTLIEVNRKGIAYFFTSLRHESFTNKIYYWRKIIDIFNSTWTVPVVCPASKPASITKATTTFINQPPAMCKIPVIRSVFRWKCPRIVTEKKS, from the coding sequence ATGAAATTTAAGGTAGCTACTTTCACAACTCTGGTTCTACTAGGGACAATTCTCTGGGGTGAACTCAGAATTGCGATCGTACCAGCTCTGGCTCTGCCTCCTCCATGCAGTAATGCGGAGATTACTCAGGATATCCAGAAATTAAGAACGGCTGAAATTTCTGCCTTTGATGCTGTAGTCGCCTGTGGATCGGAAAGTGTTTCTGCTCTGATGAGTGCGATCGATGAAACTGAAGATGAAGAATTTCGCATCATCCTCATTACAGCATTAGGTGAAATTGGCGTGCTATCTACACCAGCCATACCTGTTTTACAGAAGTTTTTAAAAGAGGAAAGTCAAGATGTTCAGCTAATTGTTGTTCATACTTTAGGAAAATTGGGTAAAGAAGCTGTTCCTGCTCTAATTTCCGTTCTTAAGGATGAGAATTTCCAGAAGAAATTGGAACCTTCACTTCCTCCACCTCTATTGTCCTCATCTCCACCTCTTCCAGATCTGAAACCAGATATTAAAAGCGATCGGGTTCAGATAATGGTAATAAAAGCATTGGGTGGAATTGGTTCTGATGCTAGGAAAGCTATTCCAATTCTAATTGATATTCTTAGAGGTCACCATTCTAAATTTCAACGCAATGCGGCTGATAGCTTAGTTAAGATTGGTTCTCCTGCTATAAAACCTCTAATAGCTATCCTTACAGAGGAATCTTACTTAGCAGCTACAGTTTTGCGAGATATTGGTATAGAAAGTATTCCCTATTTAATTCAGGGTTTGTATAACGAAAATAGTGAAATACGGTCTGGTACTGCTTACACTCTTGGAACCTTTTTTGGGGAAGCGGAAGAAGCTGTTCCACATCTAATTAATGCTCTCCAAGATGAAGAAAATATGGTACGCTCTTCTGTAGCAGAGGCATTAGGAAAAATGGGTTCAGAAGCCAAAGAAGCTATCCCACATCTAATTAATGCTCTCCAAGATGAAGACAATATAGTGCGCTCTTCTGCAGCAGAGGCATTGGGAAATATGGGTTCAGAAGCCAAAGAAGCGATTCCACAGTTAATTGAGACTCTTCAAGATACAGACTCTGAAGTGCGCTATAATGCAGCAGGAACATTAAAAAGAATGCATTCGGAAGCCATTCCGCACTTAATTAAAACTCTTCAAAATAGAGATCCTGGAGTGCGCTCTAGTGCAGTAGAAATATTAGGACAAATTGGTTCGGAAGCCATTCCATACTTCTATTTAATTTGGACTCTTCAAAATACAGACCCTAGGATGCGCTCTAGTGTAGTAGAAGAATTAAGACAAATGGTTTCGGAAGCGCAGAAAGTAGTTCCACACTTAATTGAGACTCTTCAAGATACAGATACTCAGGTACGCTCTAGTGCGGCAGAAGTATTAGGACAAATTGGTTCACAAGCCCTTTCGCGCTTACACTTAATTGAGACTCTTCAGAATATAGATACTCAGGTGCGTTCTTCTACAGCAGAAGCATTAGGAAACATGGTTTTGGAAGCTAAACAAGCTGTTCCACATCTGATTGAAACTCTTCAAGATACAGATACTCAGGTGCGTTCTTCTGCAGCAGAAGCATTAGGAAACATGGGTTCGGAAGCTAAAGATGCTGTTCCACATCTGATTGAGACTCTTCAAGATATAGATACTCAGGTGCGTTCTTCTGCAGCAGAAGCATTAGGAAACATGGGTTCGGAAGCTAAAGATGCTGTTCCACATCTGATTGAAACTCTTCAAGATACAGATACTCAGGTACGTTCTTCTGCAGCAGAAGCATTAGGAAAAATGGGTTCGGAAGCTAAAGATGCTGTTCCACATCTGATTGAAACTCTTCAAAATACAGATACTCAAGTACGTTCTTCTGCAGCAGAAGCATTAGGAAAAATGGGTTCGGAAGCTAAAGATGCTGTTCCACATCTGATTGAGACTCTTCGAGATGCAATTGAGACTTTTTCAGATGAATTCTCTTTTGGAGGTATTATACTTCGAGGGTCTACTAAATGGACATTAATAAAAATTGGTTTGGAAGCCAAAGAATCTATTCCATATCTGATTGAAATTCTTCAAGATAAAGATCGTGATATTCGGTATTATGCAACTGAAATATTAGGGGAAATTGGCTCTGAAGCTAAACAAGCTGTTCCACAGTTAATTGAGACTCTTCAAGATACAGACACTGATGTCCGTTCTTCTGCAGCAAAAGCATTAGGGAAAATGGGTTCGGAAGCTAAAGATGCAGTTCCACATCTGATTGAGACTCTTCAAGATACAGATACTCAGGTACGTTCTTCTGCAGCAGAAGCATTAGGAAACATGGGTTCGGAAGCAAAAGATGCTGTTCCACATCTGATTGAGACTCTTCAAGACACAGATACTGATGTCCATTCTTATGCGGTAAAAGCATTAGGAAACATGGGTTCAGAAGCGAAAGATGCTGTTCCATATTTAATTGAATTTTTGTCCGATCCAAATGTAGAAATGAGTTATTGGGCTGCTAATTCGTTAGGAAAAATTGATGAAGCTGGATTGTGGAAAAATAGTCCAAAAGCTATAGAATCTATTGTGATTTTAGTTGGCCATCTTGAAGATGAAAATATTGATATTCGCTTATGGTCAAGCATTACTCTCATCCAAATTAATGAAAATTTGCATGATGCTATTCCAGTATTGATTGATAATTTTAAATTCTGTGGTTCTCAGGAGATAGAAGATACATTGATAGAAGTTAATCGGAAAGGAATTGCTTATTTCTTTACTTCTTTAAGACATGAATCATTTACAAATAAAATATATTATTGGAGAAAAATTATTGATATATTCAATAGTACATGGACGGTTCCAGTTGTCTGTCCTGCAAGTAAGCCAGCTTCAATTACTAAAGCAACTACAACATTTATCAACCAACCGCCAGCTATGTGCAAAATTCCAGTCATCAGATCTGTCTTTAGATGGAAATGTCCGAGGATAGTTACTGAAAAAAAGAGCTAA
- the bicA gene encoding bicarbonate transporter BicA: protein MKVFNKINFNNLQGDLFGGITATVIALPMALAFGVASGAGAQAGLYGAVLVGLFAALFGGTPTLISEPTGPMTVIFTAIIASLIGTYGAEQGLPMAFTVVMMAGVFQIIFGLLRLGKYVTLMPYTVISGFMSGIGLIMIVLQLGPFLGHANPGGGVLGTLRALPEFIADIQPMEMGLALLTIAILFLTPSKLKRKVPPQLIALVAGTLISVFFLGDMDLRRIGEIPSGLPSLQMPSFTLPALRTMIVDALVLGMLGCIDALLTSVVADSLTRTQHNSDKELIGQGLGNIMSGLFGGLPGAGATMGTVINIQGGGRTALSGVLRSVILLCVVLFAGGLTQNIPLAVLAGIALKVGIDIIDWGFLKQAHHVSLKAALIMYGVIGLTVFVDLITAVGVGVFVANILTIQRLSDLQSNDVKTITDADDAIILNPEEKELLDRGNNRVLLFHLSGPMIFGVAKAIARQHTAMEDHDILIVDLTDVPVMGVTSSLAIQNAIQEAIDLGREVIIVGAAGKVKRRLERLGVIALLPPHHLLVDRTEALRQAVALLEHEETHLHSNGTSAIVTGTSFSTQR from the coding sequence ATGAAAGTCTTTAACAAAATCAATTTCAACAACCTGCAAGGAGACTTGTTTGGCGGTATTACGGCTACCGTCATTGCTCTTCCCATGGCTTTAGCCTTCGGAGTTGCCTCCGGTGCTGGAGCGCAAGCCGGACTCTACGGAGCCGTGTTAGTCGGTTTATTTGCCGCGCTGTTTGGCGGCACCCCAACCCTGATCTCAGAACCGACAGGGCCGATGACCGTCATCTTTACCGCGATTATCGCCAGCCTTATCGGTACTTACGGAGCAGAACAAGGCTTGCCGATGGCCTTTACTGTCGTCATGATGGCTGGGGTATTCCAAATTATCTTTGGACTGCTCCGGTTAGGAAAATACGTGACCCTGATGCCTTATACGGTCATCTCCGGATTCATGTCTGGTATCGGTCTGATTATGATCGTGCTGCAGCTCGGTCCCTTTCTCGGTCATGCCAACCCAGGAGGTGGCGTCCTCGGAACCCTCCGTGCTTTACCCGAGTTTATTGCCGACATTCAACCCATGGAGATGGGGTTAGCGCTACTGACGATCGCCATTCTCTTCCTCACTCCCTCAAAACTGAAGCGCAAGGTTCCCCCACAACTGATTGCTTTAGTGGCTGGAACATTAATTTCTGTTTTCTTCTTGGGAGATATGGATCTGCGACGGATTGGTGAAATCCCCAGCGGTTTACCCAGCTTGCAGATGCCGAGCTTCACATTGCCTGCTCTGAGAACCATGATTGTTGATGCTCTGGTTCTGGGAATGCTCGGATGTATCGATGCGCTGCTCACTTCTGTTGTTGCTGATAGTTTAACTCGTACACAACATAACTCGGATAAAGAGTTAATCGGTCAGGGGTTAGGGAACATCATGTCCGGATTGTTCGGCGGACTGCCTGGTGCTGGCGCAACCATGGGAACGGTGATTAACATTCAGGGTGGAGGACGCACTGCTCTTTCTGGAGTTCTGCGATCGGTTATCTTGCTCTGCGTGGTCTTGTTTGCTGGCGGTTTAACCCAAAATATTCCTCTAGCCGTACTGGCTGGAATTGCCTTAAAAGTTGGTATTGATATTATTGACTGGGGTTTCCTCAAGCAAGCTCATCATGTTTCGCTGAAAGCGGCGCTGATTATGTATGGCGTGATTGGCTTGACGGTGTTTGTCGATCTGATTACAGCAGTTGGCGTAGGTGTCTTTGTAGCAAATATTCTCACCATTCAAAGGTTGAGCGACCTGCAATCTAATGATGTGAAAACCATTACGGATGCCGATGATGCGATTATTCTGAATCCAGAAGAGAAAGAATTACTCGATCGCGGCAACAACCGAGTTCTGCTCTTCCACTTAAGCGGTCCGATGATCTTTGGAGTGGCCAAAGCGATCGCGCGCCAGCATACGGCGATGGAAGATCACGATATCCTGATTGTGGACTTAACTGACGTTCCGGTGATGGGAGTCACCTCTTCGTTGGCTATCCAAAATGCGATTCAAGAGGCGATCGATTTAGGACGCGAAGTGATTATTGTCGGTGCTGCGGGTAAAGTGAAACGCCGGTTAGAGCGTTTAGGTGTCATCGCTCTGTTGCCTCCCCACCATTTGCTGGTCGATCGCACGGAAGCTCTGCGCCAAGCGGTCGCGCTCTTGGAACATGAAGAGACTCATTTGCACAGCAATGGTACTTCTGCGATCGTTACTGGAACTAGCTTTTCCACCCAGCGATAA
- a CDS encoding 3'(2'),5'-bisphosphate nucleotidase — MSYDREKQVAMDAAIAAAKLCQQVRQDIPQAIEKQDKSPVTVADFGSQAIICKALGEAFPDDPVVGEEDAAELRKPEMAETLNKMLGYVQSLIPDATADRVTDWIDRGNGSVSPRYWTLDPIDGTKGFLRQDQYAVALALIEGGDVKVGVLACPAMPVGGREPGMLYVAVRGEGAAMMPLAGGELQPIQVVSPEDAENLRFVESVEAAHGDQSRQNAIAQAAGITAESVRVDSQAKYGIVASGKAALYLRLPSPKKPDYRENIWDHAAGAIVVEEAGGKVTDMYGKPLNFADGSKMVNNRGVVVSNGVLHDRVLAVLNR; from the coding sequence ATGTCCTACGACCGCGAGAAACAAGTTGCAATGGATGCGGCGATCGCTGCAGCAAAACTGTGCCAGCAAGTACGCCAAGATATTCCCCAGGCGATTGAAAAACAAGATAAAAGTCCGGTAACGGTTGCTGACTTTGGGTCGCAGGCAATAATTTGTAAAGCACTCGGCGAAGCTTTTCCCGACGATCCGGTCGTAGGCGAAGAAGATGCCGCCGAACTGCGCAAACCGGAAATGGCCGAGACACTGAATAAGATGCTCGGTTACGTGCAAAGCCTAATTCCCGATGCGACGGCCGATCGTGTAACGGACTGGATCGATCGCGGAAATGGCTCTGTATCCCCCCGATATTGGACCCTAGACCCGATTGACGGGACGAAAGGTTTTTTGCGTCAAGATCAGTATGCAGTGGCTTTAGCGTTGATTGAAGGCGGGGACGTTAAGGTTGGCGTCCTCGCTTGTCCGGCGATGCCAGTTGGCGGTCGGGAACCGGGTATGCTGTATGTGGCGGTTCGCGGCGAAGGTGCGGCAATGATGCCTTTAGCGGGAGGTGAACTGCAACCGATCCAAGTGGTCAGTCCGGAAGATGCGGAGAACTTGCGGTTTGTCGAAAGCGTAGAAGCGGCTCACGGCGACCAGTCTCGGCAAAATGCGATCGCCCAAGCGGCGGGAATTACCGCCGAGTCAGTGCGGGTAGACTCCCAAGCAAAATACGGTATTGTTGCCTCTGGAAAGGCGGCGTTATATTTGCGCTTGCCTTCCCCGAAAAAACCGGATTATCGGGAGAATATTTGGGATCATGCCGCTGGCGCGATCGTCGTGGAAGAAGCGGGAGGTAAAGTAACCGATATGTATGGAAAGCCGCTGAATTTTGCCGATGGCAGCAAGATGGTCAATAACCGAGGTGTTGTAGTCAGTAATGGCGTGTTGCACGATCGCGTGCTGGCTGTTCTGAATCGCTAA
- the rpsB gene encoding 30S ribosomal protein S2 codes for MAVVSLAQLLESGVHFGHQTRRWNPKMSPYIYTARNGVHIIDLVQTAQRMEYAYQYIRTMSEQGKKVLFVGTKRQAAGIIAKEAARCGAYYINQRWLGGMLTNWATIKNRVERLKELERLENSGNLELRPKKEASVLRRELGKLQKYLGGIKTMRKIPDIVVIVDQRREYNAVQECLKLDIPIVALLDTNCNPDPVDYPIPANDDAIRSIKLIVGRLADAIYEGHHGEVYSEESEDIYADYMDAEGGFEDEDEDFDSEGETESRRETESSEA; via the coding sequence ATGGCTGTTGTTTCACTCGCTCAACTTCTAGAGTCCGGAGTTCACTTCGGGCATCAAACTCGTCGCTGGAATCCCAAAATGTCGCCGTATATCTACACGGCCCGCAATGGGGTACATATTATCGACTTGGTGCAAACGGCTCAGAGAATGGAGTACGCGTACCAATACATCCGCACCATGTCCGAACAGGGCAAAAAGGTCTTGTTTGTCGGCACCAAGCGCCAAGCCGCCGGGATCATTGCCAAAGAAGCAGCTCGCTGCGGCGCTTACTATATCAACCAACGGTGGTTGGGAGGAATGCTCACCAACTGGGCAACCATTAAAAATCGCGTCGAACGGCTCAAAGAACTCGAGCGCTTGGAAAATAGCGGCAATCTGGAGCTGCGTCCGAAGAAAGAAGCTTCGGTATTGCGCCGAGAGTTAGGGAAACTGCAAAAGTACCTCGGCGGGATCAAAACCATGCGCAAGATCCCCGACATTGTGGTTATCGTCGATCAGCGTCGCGAGTATAACGCCGTGCAAGAGTGCCTGAAGTTAGATATCCCGATTGTGGCGTTGTTAGATACCAACTGTAACCCCGATCCCGTGGATTATCCGATCCCCGCCAATGATGATGCCATCCGCTCCATTAAGTTGATCGTCGGCAGACTGGCCGATGCGATCTATGAAGGACACCATGGTGAAGTCTATTCCGAGGAGTCTGAGGATATCTACGCGGACTATATGGATGCTGAAGGTGGTTTCGAGGATGAAGACGAAGATTTTGACTCGGAAGGAGAAACTGAAAGCAGGAGAGAAACTGAAAGCAGCGAGGCCTAG
- a CDS encoding adenylate/guanylate cyclase domain-containing protein, whose protein sequence is MTLIREIGDNVPADDRQPLSDRLLRFSKYISLRSLLVIPFILQIGSAVGLTGWLSLRNGQQAVREVTLQLRDEVSARIGQNLQDYLQAPQIIARVNTNSIELGQLDSKNPAVLSQTFWRQRDLFDPIEVSAIYFGTADGEFTGLGFQNDQTWQVGRSGKETNFHFYSYATNSVGAPTNLLEKGNGYDPRIRPWYRKAAAADRPTWSDVYADFKEPRLKVTLAQPVFNQSEELMGVLGVDFVLSHIRTFLQTIEIGQSGQTFIIDRSGFLIATSTPDLPYVIAPDTVERLQAIDSENNNIQQTAAYLNETFGDLSKINSPQNLEFKINNNLYFLQVVPFTQGNNLDWLIVVAVPESDFMGQIHKNTRRTIELCIVALFIATAFGWLTAHWITQPIMQLSAGSRRLASAALQRCSHRQLAQNVEVTGVAELKVLAESFNQMANQLQASFTALEKSNEELELRVEERTSDLRREQEKSEALLLNILPEAIAKQLKQDTQAIAEHFESVTILFSDIVGFTSLSARMTPIDLVSCLNELFSCFDRLAEKHGLEKIKTIGDAYMVVGGLPVPQADRTAAMAAMALDMQTVMQQFRLNNQESIQIRIGIHTGPVVAGVIGVRKFSYDLWGDTVNVASRMESSGEPGKIQVSDDVYRLLKDGYQFAERGIISVKGKGEMKTYWLLG, encoded by the coding sequence ATGACATTGATAAGAGAAATTGGAGACAATGTGCCAGCGGACGATCGCCAACCATTAAGCGATCGCCTGCTTCGCTTTTCTAAATATATCTCCTTGCGATCGCTGCTGGTGATTCCTTTTATTCTCCAAATTGGCAGTGCAGTCGGGTTAACGGGATGGCTTTCTCTGCGCAACGGACAACAAGCAGTGCGGGAGGTCACCCTGCAACTGCGGGACGAAGTTAGCGCCAGAATTGGGCAAAATCTACAAGACTATTTACAGGCTCCGCAAATTATAGCCCGAGTCAATACCAATAGTATAGAACTCGGTCAGTTGGATAGTAAAAATCCAGCGGTTTTAAGTCAGACCTTTTGGCGACAGCGAGACTTATTTGACCCTATCGAAGTATCGGCAATCTATTTTGGTACCGCTGATGGTGAATTTACGGGGTTGGGGTTTCAAAACGACCAAACTTGGCAAGTCGGGCGATCGGGAAAAGAAACTAATTTCCATTTTTATAGTTATGCCACAAATAGTGTAGGAGCACCGACCAATCTTCTCGAAAAAGGGAATGGTTACGATCCGAGAATTCGTCCTTGGTATCGCAAAGCAGCAGCAGCCGATCGACCCACTTGGAGTGATGTTTATGCTGACTTTAAGGAGCCGCGCTTAAAAGTAACTCTCGCACAACCAGTGTTTAATCAGTCGGAAGAATTGATGGGAGTATTGGGTGTGGATTTTGTGTTGTCTCATATCCGTACCTTCTTACAAACCATCGAAATCGGACAATCCGGACAAACTTTTATTATCGATCGCTCTGGCTTTTTAATTGCGACCTCAACCCCAGATTTACCTTATGTCATCGCGCCAGATACCGTAGAACGCTTGCAGGCGATAGATAGCGAGAATAACAACATTCAACAAACAGCAGCTTATTTAAATGAAACCTTTGGAGATCTAAGTAAGATAAACAGTCCGCAAAATCTGGAATTCAAAATTAACAACAACCTATATTTCTTGCAAGTGGTTCCGTTTACTCAAGGCAACAACCTGGATTGGTTAATTGTGGTTGCCGTTCCCGAATCAGATTTTATGGGGCAAATTCATAAAAATACTCGCCGTACCATCGAGCTGTGTATCGTCGCATTATTCATCGCTACCGCATTTGGATGGCTAACAGCCCATTGGATTACCCAACCCATTATGCAACTGAGTGCGGGCAGTCGTCGATTGGCCAGCGCCGCATTACAACGATGCAGTCATCGGCAGTTAGCCCAAAATGTGGAAGTCACTGGAGTTGCCGAACTCAAGGTATTAGCCGAATCCTTTAATCAGATGGCGAACCAACTGCAAGCGTCATTTACAGCCTTGGAGAAAAGCAATGAAGAATTAGAATTGCGCGTGGAAGAGCGAACTTCAGATTTGCGTCGAGAGCAAGAAAAATCAGAAGCATTGTTATTGAATATTTTACCGGAGGCGATCGCAAAACAGCTCAAACAAGACACTCAGGCGATCGCCGAACATTTCGAGTCCGTCACTATTCTATTTTCCGATATCGTCGGCTTTACCTCGCTGTCGGCTCGCATGACTCCCATTGACTTGGTCAGTTGCCTCAACGAACTCTTTTCTTGTTTCGATCGCTTAGCCGAAAAACACGGCTTAGAAAAGATTAAAACTATTGGAGATGCGTATATGGTAGTTGGGGGTTTGCCCGTACCGCAAGCCGATCGCACCGCAGCCATGGCCGCTATGGCTTTGGATATGCAAACGGTCATGCAGCAATTTCGTCTAAACAACCAAGAGTCAATTCAGATTCGGATCGGCATTCATACCGGTCCGGTAGTGGCAGGAGTCATTGGGGTGCGCAAATTCAGTTACGATCTGTGGGGAGATACGGTGAATGTGGCCTCGCGCATGGAATCTTCTGGCGAACCGGGGAAGATTCAAGTGAGCGATGACGTTTATCGCTTGCTGAAAGATGGCTATCAGTTTGCAGAGCGAGGGATAATTTCAGTGAAAGGGAAAGGCGAGATGAAGACGTATTGGTTGCTCGGATAA
- the tsf gene encoding translation elongation factor Ts, whose protein sequence is MAEISAKQVKELRDKTGAGMMDCKKALKETDGDMAKASEWLRQKGITSAGKKASRVAAEGLVDSYIHTGGRIGVLVEVNCETDFVARNPEFQVLVRDIAMQIAAYSNVEYVNIDQIPAEIVEKEKSIEMGRDDLAGKPDNIKEKIVSGRIDKRLKELTLLDQPYIKDQNKTVGELVTDAIAQLGENIQVRRFHRFVLGEGIEKEETNFAEEVAAQAGGK, encoded by the coding sequence ATGGCAGAGATTTCAGCAAAACAGGTTAAAGAGCTACGGGACAAAACCGGCGCCGGCATGATGGATTGCAAGAAGGCGCTGAAAGAAACCGATGGCGACATGGCAAAGGCCAGCGAATGGCTCCGTCAGAAGGGAATTACTTCGGCGGGTAAGAAAGCGTCTCGGGTTGCCGCAGAAGGATTGGTAGACAGTTACATTCACACCGGAGGACGCATTGGCGTTCTGGTGGAAGTGAACTGCGAAACTGATTTTGTGGCTCGTAATCCAGAGTTTCAAGTTTTGGTGCGCGATATTGCCATGCAGATCGCGGCGTATTCCAATGTGGAATATGTCAACATCGACCAAATTCCAGCGGAAATCGTGGAGAAAGAAAAGTCGATTGAGATGGGACGCGATGACCTGGCTGGCAAGCCGGATAACATTAAAGAGAAAATTGTTTCCGGGCGGATTGACAAGCGCCTGAAAGAGTTGACTCTGTTGGATCAGCCCTATATCAAAGACCAGAACAAGACCGTGGGAGAGTTGGTGACGGATGCGATCGCCCAGTTGGGTGAAAATATTCAGGTTCGCCGCTTTCATCGCTTCGTTCTCGGTGAAGGGATCGAGAAAGAAGAGACTAACTTCGCCGAAGAAGTGGCTGCTCAAGCCGGTGGTAAATAA